One segment of Ascidiaceihabitans donghaensis DNA contains the following:
- a CDS encoding TRAP transporter large permease — MDIGTISLILMVALIALLAIGMPLGFASAVLAVLVLVLRFEPDLILAPWTFGDGMLTAKPGSGALNLLQNKIYGLLTDYVLISIPLFIFMAALLERSGVAKTMYDSLSMWLNRTRGGIAIVTSIMAVIMAAMSGIIGGEVVLLGLIALPQMLRLGYNQNLAIGVICASGSLGTMIPPSIVLIIYGLITETSIKALFTASFLPGFMLASFIILYIVIRTQLRPEDAPLPDPEPDDPVGREKAGLFLALLNLLVVAGTALLCLRAGYIEFSGQNAANDGDAYSLASLWHFYMLGTLSLISLAAVFFVFGKDRSARSWALGKGLVPPIIVIGVVLGSIYGGITGITEAAGMGALAVFMIAVLLHYTTQEWIDLVRSRASRIAMTVGFVIALCIFIPMVFFPTTELVGEIRFAILFVAIFGAILRIEEMRDLLWDALVRTLKSTGTIIWVTIGAAALAGAYTVAGGPNYIANLIIGADLPTMGIILTMMLILLFMGAFMDWVGIVLLIIPVFLPIVLRLPIEEIGVFGQLEPQHVAIWFGVVFCMNMQVSFLSPPFGPAAFYLKSVAPPHISLTDIFKGFLPFIAIQLCALTVLLLYPPIIAILL; from the coding sequence ATGGATATCGGTACGATTTCACTGATCTTGATGGTCGCATTGATAGCCCTTTTGGCGATTGGTATGCCCTTGGGTTTTGCGTCGGCTGTGCTGGCTGTTCTGGTGCTGGTTCTGCGCTTTGAACCAGACCTGATCCTGGCCCCATGGACCTTCGGGGACGGCATGCTGACCGCCAAGCCCGGTTCGGGCGCGTTGAATTTGCTTCAGAATAAAATTTACGGGCTGCTGACCGACTATGTTCTGATTTCCATTCCGCTTTTCATCTTTATGGCCGCTTTGCTGGAACGCTCAGGCGTTGCCAAAACCATGTATGACAGCTTGTCGATGTGGCTGAACAGAACACGCGGCGGCATCGCCATTGTCACTTCGATCATGGCGGTAATTATGGCCGCAATGTCAGGCATCATTGGCGGCGAAGTCGTGTTGCTGGGCTTGATCGCGTTGCCGCAAATGCTGCGTCTTGGCTACAACCAGAACCTCGCCATCGGGGTCATTTGCGCATCTGGATCGCTGGGCACGATGATCCCGCCGTCCATTGTGTTGATCATCTACGGGCTTATCACCGAAACGTCGATCAAGGCGTTGTTCACGGCGTCTTTCCTGCCGGGCTTTATGCTGGCGTCGTTTATCATTCTCTACATTGTCATCCGCACACAACTGCGCCCCGAAGACGCGCCCTTGCCAGATCCCGAACCGGACGATCCGGTCGGCCGCGAAAAGGCGGGCTTGTTTCTCGCACTTTTGAACCTTTTGGTCGTGGCGGGCACAGCCCTGCTGTGCCTGCGGGCCGGATATATCGAATTTTCCGGACAGAACGCCGCCAACGACGGAGATGCCTACTCCTTGGCCTCGCTTTGGCATTTCTACATGTTGGGAACCCTGTCGCTGATCAGCTTGGCAGCCGTATTCTTTGTGTTCGGCAAAGACAGATCCGCGCGGTCCTGGGCACTTGGCAAGGGTTTGGTGCCACCGATTATTGTGATCGGCGTGGTTTTGGGGTCAATCTATGGCGGCATCACAGGCATCACAGAAGCCGCGGGCATGGGCGCTTTGGCGGTCTTTATGATCGCTGTGCTTTTGCATTACACCACCCAAGAATGGATTGATCTGGTGCGCAGTCGCGCTTCGCGCATTGCCATGACCGTAGGCTTTGTCATTGCCTTGTGTATCTTCATTCCGATGGTCTTCTTTCCAACGACAGAACTTGTTGGCGAAATCCGCTTCGCCATTTTGTTTGTCGCGATTTTCGGTGCTATTTTGCGGATTGAAGAGATGCGTGATCTTCTGTGGGACGCTTTGGTACGGACGCTGAAATCCACAGGCACAATCATCTGGGTCACAATTGGTGCGGCCGCTTTGGCCGGAGCTTACACTGTTGCTGGCGGCCCAAATTACATCGCGAACCTGATCATCGGGGCCGACTTGCCGACTATGGGCATTATCCTGACGATGATGCTGATTTTGCTGTTTATGGGGGCCTTTATGGACTGGGTCGGCATCGTGCTGCTGATTATTCCGGTGTTCTTGCCCATTGTTTTGCGCTTGCCCATCGAGGAAATCGGCGTCTTCGGCCAGCTTGAACCACAACATGTGGCGATCTGGTTCGGGGTCGTGTTCTGCATGAACATGCAAGTCAGCTTCTTGTCGCCGCCGTTTGGGCCCGCCGCGTTCTACCTTAAATCCGTGGCCCCGCCCCACATCAGCCTCACCGATATTTTCAAAGGCTTTTTACCTTTCATAGCCATCCAATTGTGCGCATTGACAGTATTGCTGCTGTACCCGCCAATCATCGCGATTTTGCTGTAG
- a CDS encoding sugar kinase encodes MTKIACIGEAMIELAMTQGAGRDSAAVGVAGDTLNTAIYMHRSAPDIQVDYITRVGDDPFSEKIRSFIAANGVGTQRIGRVRNASPGLYAITTNEYGERAFTYWRNASPARTLFAGGDFSALDGYDALYISGITMAILPHAVRLQLIQWLHDSNTVLIYDSNYRPNLWDNRSNAQMVTRAMWARADVALPSIDDEMLLFGEEAHQTEARFAAFQGRGALKRGAEGPMSLGEPVTQTYSPASDVIDTTAAGDSFNGAYVAAVLAGASQAEALMRAHDMAALVVQHSGAIVPL; translated from the coding sequence ATGACCAAAATCGCCTGTATCGGGGAAGCCATGATTGAATTGGCCATGACCCAAGGCGCAGGCCGTGATAGTGCCGCGGTGGGTGTGGCCGGCGACACGTTAAACACTGCGATTTACATGCACCGGTCGGCTCCCGATATTCAGGTCGACTATATCACCCGCGTCGGAGACGATCCCTTTTCAGAAAAGATCCGCAGCTTCATCGCGGCCAACGGCGTCGGAACACAACGCATCGGACGCGTGCGCAACGCCTCACCGGGACTGTATGCCATCACAACAAATGAATACGGTGAACGTGCTTTTACCTATTGGCGCAATGCCTCACCTGCCCGCACACTTTTTGCAGGTGGCGACTTCAGCGCGTTGGACGGATACGACGCGCTTTATATTTCAGGCATCACCATGGCGATTTTGCCCCATGCTGTCCGTCTGCAGCTGATCCAGTGGCTGCATGACAGCAACACTGTTTTAATATACGATAGCAACTACCGCCCCAACCTGTGGGACAACAGAAGCAACGCACAAATGGTCACGCGCGCGATGTGGGCCCGTGCCGACGTCGCACTGCCCTCGATCGATGATGAAATGCTGTTGTTTGGCGAGGAAGCCCATCAAACCGAAGCCCGCTTTGCTGCGTTTCAGGGGCGCGGCGCGCTAAAGCGCGGGGCTGAAGGGCCTATGTCTTTGGGAGAGCCCGTAACACAGACCTATTCGCCCGCATCAGACGTCATAGACACCACCGCAGCTGGCGACAGTTTTAACGGGGCGTATGTGGCCGCGGTCCTTGCGGGGGCATCTCAAGCGGAAGCCTTGATGCGCGCCCATGACATGGCCGCATTGGTGGTGCAACATTCGGGGGCTATTGTTCCCTTATAA
- a CDS encoding DMT family transporter, whose translation MAVAAQAIEDKARLGIIMMLGAWFMFSLVDTGAKWLAVAGLPAFQLAFMRYAGHFVISLGIIAKDGLSADRFATTHVGLVLMRAALLMSATLLNFYILRFLPLTVVSAIMFSSPIIVCFLSIYVLKERVGPWRWAAIILGFIGVLVVVRPFDESFQLGAVLVVYNATAMALYALITRKLSGIVAVDTMQFYTGLIGTVFTLPFALWAWQSPETLWGWCVLFSLGASAWLGHQWLTNAHRYATANTLMPYTYSFMIYVSVLGYALFGDIPDSYTLAGAAIIICAGLIIWKREQT comes from the coding sequence ATGGCCGTCGCCGCCCAAGCCATCGAAGACAAAGCCCGCCTTGGCATCATTATGATGCTGGGCGCGTGGTTTATGTTTTCACTGGTGGACACCGGCGCCAAATGGCTGGCCGTGGCGGGTTTGCCTGCATTCCAGCTCGCGTTTATGCGCTATGCGGGTCACTTTGTGATTTCATTGGGCATCATCGCCAAAGACGGCTTGAGCGCCGACCGCTTCGCCACCACCCATGTGGGTTTGGTATTGATGCGCGCGGCGCTGTTGATGTCTGCCACCTTGCTTAATTTCTATATTTTACGCTTTTTGCCGCTGACTGTTGTGTCGGCCATTATGTTTTCGTCCCCCATCATCGTGTGTTTTTTGTCGATCTATGTCTTGAAAGAACGTGTTGGGCCATGGCGGTGGGCTGCAATTATTCTGGGGTTTATCGGCGTTTTGGTTGTGGTTCGTCCATTTGATGAAAGCTTTCAGTTGGGCGCAGTGCTGGTTGTTTACAATGCAACTGCAATGGCACTTTATGCGCTGATCACACGCAAGTTGTCGGGCATTGTCGCTGTGGACACCATGCAGTTCTACACAGGGCTGATCGGCACGGTCTTTACCTTGCCTTTTGCCCTTTGGGCTTGGCAATCCCCGGAAACACTGTGGGGGTGGTGCGTTCTGTTCAGTCTGGGTGCATCTGCCTGGCTTGGCCACCAATGGCTGACAAACGCCCACCGCTACGCCACAGCCAATACACTGATGCCCTATACCTATTCATTCATGATTTACGTCTCTGTGCTTGGATATGCACTGTTCGGAGACATTCCCGACAGCTACACGCTGGCCGGGGCCGCGATCATCATTTGTGCGGGCCTGATTATTTGGAAACGGGAACAGACATGA
- a CDS encoding Gfo/Idh/MocA family protein, translating into MKRILVVGGGLIGSRHVDAVLAHEGCELVGLVDPDMSIAPHVPRFASMKHAPDDVDGVIIATPTGLHGAHGLEAAMRGWHMLIEKPVAETLDEAEALQAAVFAADVGSLVGHHRRYHAPVQQLKFLLAEGAIGTVVAANLIWAMRKPDEYFQGNWRTAGGSPVMINLVHDIDILRFVVGEIAQVSALAGTALRGSERIESGAVALLFENGATGTISFADTTPSPWGFEAGTGENPNIGTTGQDMMWIMGTTGAISFPSMTLWGGTDWGSPAQVQPLVPDHNVMPPLAAQLDHFVAVMDGAAPLIDVACATRSLDIALQIETQLIQQKQ; encoded by the coding sequence GTGAAACGGATTTTGGTCGTTGGCGGCGGATTGATCGGCAGTCGGCACGTGGATGCGGTGCTGGCGCATGAAGGCTGCGAACTGGTTGGACTGGTGGATCCGGACATGTCTATTGCGCCGCATGTGCCGCGTTTCGCTTCCATGAAACACGCGCCTGACGATGTCGATGGGGTCATCATTGCAACGCCAACCGGCTTGCATGGTGCGCACGGGTTAGAAGCCGCAATGCGTGGCTGGCATATGTTGATCGAAAAGCCAGTGGCGGAAACACTGGACGAGGCAGAAGCCCTGCAAGCTGCTGTATTTGCAGCCGATGTCGGTTCGTTGGTGGGGCACCACCGGCGCTATCACGCGCCTGTGCAACAGCTGAAGTTCCTGCTTGCTGAAGGCGCCATTGGCACAGTTGTTGCGGCCAATCTGATCTGGGCCATGCGCAAACCCGATGAGTATTTTCAAGGCAATTGGCGCACCGCGGGGGGCAGCCCCGTGATGATCAATCTGGTGCACGACATCGATATTTTGCGCTTTGTTGTTGGTGAAATCGCACAAGTCAGCGCACTTGCCGGCACCGCTTTGCGCGGTTCAGAGCGGATCGAAAGCGGCGCTGTCGCACTTTTGTTCGAAAACGGAGCAACTGGCACGATCAGCTTTGCGGACACCACTCCAAGCCCGTGGGGCTTTGAAGCCGGTACCGGCGAAAATCCGAACATCGGAACCACAGGCCAGGATATGATGTGGATCATGGGCACCACCGGTGCGATCAGCTTTCCGTCCATGACACTTTGGGGTGGCACAGACTGGGGCAGCCCTGCGCAAGTTCAGCCCTTGGTGCCAGACCATAATGTAATGCCACCTTTGGCGGCGCAATTGGATCACTTTGTGGCCGTGATGGATGGGGCAGCCCCCTTGATCGATGTGGCTTGTGCTACACGATCCCTGGACATCGCCCTGCAAATCGAAACCCAGTTGATCCAACAAAAACAGTAA
- the uxaC gene encoding glucuronate isomerase — MQRLTSGAQTLYEGIRHLPIVSPHGHCDPEWFAQNSAFSNAAELLVIPDHYVFRMLYSQGVSLEDLGIGHAADPREVFRIFAKHWHLFLGTPSRMWISHVLQETLGIMTSLGADTADMIYDQIGEKLARDDHRPRALFDRFNIAALATTDSALDSLEHHQRVKDSAWSGRVIPTFRPDGVLDPDDPDFAENIRALAKLTQTDISDFSGYLAALRQRRAAFRDMGATATDHAIEVIWTEWLEDPDTLWPRVQSGAASAQDRIRFYGHMLIEMAQMSLDDGLVMQIHAGSKRNTNAHVMARFGRDKGADIPVQTDWVRGLEALLNRVGNRADFTLILFTLDEATYARTLAPMAGHWPCLRIGPPWWFHDSPAGIARYFDQVVETAGYYNLAGFNDDTRAFLSIPARHDLWRRAVALHLAQQVSDGAFDVSDATHLAQELAVGLAQDAYRLGR; from the coding sequence ATGCAACGACTGACCAGCGGCGCACAAACACTGTACGAGGGCATAAGGCACTTGCCGATTGTGTCGCCTCATGGGCATTGCGATCCTGAATGGTTTGCACAGAACAGTGCATTCTCGAACGCAGCAGAACTGCTGGTCATTCCAGATCATTATGTGTTTCGGATGCTGTATTCCCAAGGCGTGTCGTTGGAGGACCTTGGCATCGGGCACGCCGCAGACCCGCGCGAGGTTTTTCGGATCTTTGCGAAGCATTGGCATTTATTCCTGGGTACTCCGTCCCGCATGTGGATCAGTCATGTGTTGCAAGAGACATTGGGGATTATGACGTCGCTTGGGGCGGATACGGCCGATATGATCTACGACCAGATTGGCGAAAAGCTTGCACGCGACGATCACAGACCGCGGGCGCTTTTTGATCGGTTCAACATTGCGGCCTTGGCGACGACAGACAGTGCTTTGGACAGTTTGGAACATCACCAAAGGGTCAAAGACAGCGCTTGGTCCGGGCGTGTGATCCCAACCTTTCGCCCTGACGGGGTGCTTGATCCTGATGACCCCGACTTTGCTGAAAACATTCGTGCTTTGGCGAAGCTAACCCAAACCGATATCTCGGATTTTAGCGGCTACCTCGCAGCTTTGCGCCAGCGTCGCGCGGCTTTCCGCGACATGGGGGCCACGGCCACGGATCACGCCATTGAAGTGATCTGGACCGAGTGGCTGGAAGACCCGGATACACTTTGGCCACGCGTGCAAAGCGGTGCCGCATCTGCGCAGGATCGCATCAGGTTTTACGGGCATATGCTGATCGAGATGGCACAGATGTCCTTGGATGACGGGCTGGTCATGCAAATACATGCAGGCAGCAAGAGAAACACAAACGCCCATGTGATGGCCCGGTTCGGTCGGGACAAAGGTGCTGACATTCCAGTGCAAACCGATTGGGTGCGTGGGCTTGAGGCATTGTTGAACCGTGTCGGCAACCGTGCGGACTTTACTTTGATTTTGTTCACGCTGGACGAGGCAACCTATGCCCGCACATTGGCCCCTATGGCGGGGCATTGGCCCTGTCTTCGGATTGGGCCGCCGTGGTGGTTTCATGACAGTCCCGCCGGTATCGCGCGGTATTTTGATCAGGTGGTCGAGACTGCCGGGTATTACAATCTGGCGGGGTTTAACGACGATACGCGTGCGTTCCTGTCTATTCCTGCGCGCCACGATTTATGGCGCCGCGCGGTCGCTTTGCATTTGGCCCAACAGGTGTCTGATGGGGCGTTCGATGTCAGCGATGCCACGCATCTGGCACAGGAATTGGCTGTGGGGCTGGCGCAGGACGCCTACCGGTTGGGGCGCTGA
- a CDS encoding phytanoyl-CoA dioxygenase family protein translates to MLTPAQLQQFETQGYVVVEDLLPADVLEAVKVEYAALLDDLYAQWHKQGLVPASENLDFWGKLLAAYHARCDYFQPMDISLPGDQIAADTPFHFGPAIFDMLTAGPLLDAMEQLIGPEITSNPIQHVRIKPPATALQNGEIRPHITATEWHQDRAVALEDADATQMVTVWLAITDATVENGCLQVQPQVPDQTILPHCPRTQTGIADGFIDAAGAMPLPVKAGGAVLFHPLTPHGSLPNTTDGFRWSFDIRFHKTGQPSGRQHFPEFVARSRSNPALELRDWQTYKSLWEDARARLATQPHTPIHRWQSDAPYCA, encoded by the coding sequence ATGCTAACACCCGCGCAACTTCAGCAGTTTGAGACCCAAGGGTATGTGGTTGTCGAAGACCTTTTGCCTGCGGATGTGCTTGAGGCGGTGAAAGTCGAATATGCGGCCCTTCTGGATGACCTGTACGCGCAGTGGCACAAGCAGGGCCTGGTGCCCGCATCTGAAAACCTTGATTTTTGGGGCAAACTGCTCGCGGCTTATCACGCGCGCTGCGATTATTTTCAGCCGATGGACATATCTTTGCCCGGTGACCAAATCGCAGCAGACACACCGTTTCACTTTGGACCGGCCATCTTCGATATGCTGACTGCAGGTCCACTTTTGGACGCGATGGAGCAGCTGATCGGCCCCGAAATCACATCCAACCCCATTCAGCATGTGCGTATCAAACCCCCGGCAACAGCGTTACAAAATGGCGAAATTCGCCCCCATATCACGGCAACGGAATGGCATCAGGACCGCGCGGTGGCACTGGAAGACGCAGATGCGACGCAGATGGTGACTGTTTGGCTTGCGATCACCGATGCCACGGTCGAAAACGGCTGTTTGCAAGTGCAGCCGCAGGTTCCTGATCAAACGATACTGCCACATTGCCCGCGCACACAGACGGGCATCGCCGACGGTTTCATAGATGCAGCCGGCGCCATGCCTTTGCCCGTCAAAGCAGGTGGGGCCGTCTTGTTTCATCCCCTGACGCCGCATGGATCTTTGCCCAATACCACAGACGGGTTTCGCTGGTCCTTTGACATCCGGTTTCATAAAACGGGTCAACCGTCAGGGCGTCAGCATTTCCCGGAATTTGTGGCGCGGTCGCGCAGCAATCCTGCATTGGAACTGCGCGACTGGCAGACTTACAAATCCTTGTGGGAAGACGCCCGCGCCCGCCTTGCGACGCAACCACACACTCCGATCCACCGCTGGCAATCAGACGCGCCATATTGTGCGTGA
- a CDS encoding mannitol dehydrogenase family protein: MGRILHFGLGSFARAHLADYTQDAGGWTITGVSLRSAAIRDGLAAQNYCYDLAVQGQGTKRITAVRDVLVAAENPKAVLQAVADPKIQIISATVTEKGYCLDAHGHLDVSNPQIASDVQGVGPQTFIGYLTRGLARRNSPVTVLSCDNLQGNGDVLARCVAQFAQAAGVVVNFAQTSFPNAMVDRITPATTDALRNMGDPMVVPTEPFREWVIEDRFAASRPNWPDVQIVPDVAPHEMRKLRMLNGAHSYLAYAGLLAGYVYVHEAIADTELRRQVEQLMAQAAETLPPDAQAGTTRYAKALLARFDNPHLAHALAQIAMDGSQKLPHRLVAPLRARGRPGAAGAGIKAWVDYCSGVQGDVDDPQVHAIRTALQNDDPLGAMLGLIGAEDLRHLIREQ; this comes from the coding sequence ATGGGACGTATTTTGCATTTTGGATTGGGCAGTTTCGCGCGTGCCCATTTGGCTGATTACACACAAGACGCAGGTGGATGGACAATCACTGGCGTCAGCCTGAGGTCCGCCGCCATCCGAGACGGGCTGGCCGCGCAAAACTACTGTTATGATCTGGCGGTACAAGGGCAGGGGACAAAACGGATTACGGCGGTTCGGGATGTGCTGGTCGCCGCCGAAAACCCCAAGGCGGTGCTGCAAGCTGTGGCTGATCCAAAAATTCAGATTATTTCGGCCACGGTCACTGAAAAAGGATATTGTTTGGACGCGCATGGTCATCTGGACGTGTCCAACCCGCAAATCGCATCCGACGTGCAAGGCGTTGGCCCGCAGACATTCATCGGATATTTGACGCGCGGCCTTGCGCGGCGCAACAGCCCGGTGACAGTGCTAAGTTGCGACAATCTGCAAGGCAATGGTGACGTGCTGGCGCGGTGTGTCGCGCAATTTGCGCAAGCCGCGGGCGTGGTGGTGAATTTCGCCCAAACGTCATTTCCCAATGCCATGGTGGACCGCATAACCCCTGCCACCACGGATGCGCTGCGCAACATGGGGGACCCCATGGTTGTGCCGACCGAGCCGTTTCGCGAATGGGTTATCGAAGACCGTTTTGCCGCATCGCGTCCCAATTGGCCCGACGTGCAGATTGTGCCGGACGTGGCCCCCCACGAGATGCGCAAGCTGCGGATGCTGAACGGTGCCCATTCTTATTTGGCTTATGCGGGGCTTTTGGCAGGGTATGTTTATGTGCATGAGGCGATTGCGGACACTGAATTGCGAAGGCAGGTAGAGCAATTGATGGCGCAAGCCGCAGAAACGCTTCCCCCCGACGCTCAAGCGGGAACGACCCGTTACGCAAAGGCGCTGCTGGCCCGTTTTGACAATCCACATCTGGCCCATGCTTTGGCCCAGATTGCGATGGATGGTAGCCAGAAATTGCCTCACCGGTTGGTGGCCCCTTTGCGGGCGCGGGGTAGACCGGGTGCGGCGGGGGCAGGGATCAAAGCTTGGGTGGATTACTGCTCAGGGGTGCAGGGCGATGTAGACGACCCGCAAGTGCACGCGATCCGGACAGCATTGCAAAACGATGATCCGCTGGGCGCAATGCTGGGATTGATCGGTGCGGAGGATCTGCGCCATCTTATAAGGGAACAATAG
- a CDS encoding NAD(P)-dependent oxidoreductase yields MTQPSIGFIGLGLMGAAMVGRLQDKGYAVTVTANRSRPNIDAAVARGATEVATARDVAAASDIVMLCMDTSASVEARMRGADGVIAGLKPGATVVDFGTSLPGSTRALGAEVTDAGGTYLDAPLGRTPAHAKDGLLNIMCAGDKAAFDAIEPTLKDLGENVFHLGALGAGHTIKLINNFFGMTVANAMAEAFAMADVAGIDRKQMHGVMAAGPLHSGMMDFVAAYGVDKDPTKLEFAIKNAAKDVGYYAQMTQDAGVDSIMSKGTLSALEQARDAGQGDDMVSQIVDFYAKRFNG; encoded by the coding sequence ATGACGCAACCCTCTATCGGATTTATTGGCCTTGGCCTTATGGGCGCAGCTATGGTCGGGCGTTTGCAAGACAAAGGCTACGCGGTCACCGTCACCGCCAACCGGTCACGCCCCAATATTGACGCGGCTGTTGCGCGCGGCGCCACGGAAGTGGCCACGGCGCGTGATGTGGCCGCCGCCAGCGATATTGTGATGTTGTGCATGGACACATCTGCCAGCGTCGAGGCCCGCATGCGCGGTGCTGACGGTGTCATCGCCGGGTTGAAACCCGGTGCAACCGTCGTCGATTTCGGAACGTCTTTGCCCGGATCCACCCGTGCTTTGGGCGCCGAAGTGACCGACGCTGGCGGCACCTATCTCGATGCCCCGTTGGGACGTACCCCCGCCCATGCCAAGGACGGATTGCTTAATATCATGTGCGCCGGCGACAAAGCGGCATTTGACGCGATTGAGCCCACTCTCAAAGACCTTGGCGAAAACGTGTTCCACCTTGGCGCTCTTGGTGCAGGCCACACCATCAAGCTGATCAACAACTTCTTTGGAATGACCGTGGCCAACGCCATGGCCGAAGCCTTTGCAATGGCCGATGTCGCCGGCATCGACCGCAAACAGATGCACGGCGTTATGGCCGCGGGCCCGCTGCATTCCGGCATGATGGACTTTGTTGCTGCCTACGGCGTTGACAAAGATCCCACCAAGCTTGAATTCGCCATTAAAAACGCAGCAAAAGATGTCGGATATTACGCACAAATGACCCAAGATGCAGGCGTAGACAGCATCATGTCAAAAGGCACGCTTTCTGCATTAGAGCAAGCCCGCGATGCGGGGCAAGGCGACGATATGGTCAGCCAGATCGTCGATTTTTACGCAAAACGCTTCAACGGCTGA
- a CDS encoding UxaA family hydrolase, translating into MDFVRLDPADNVVTATRALEVGVTVETIETRALIPSGHKIATAPIAAGEAVRKYNQLIGYASADIVAGDHVHTQNVDFRNTQAAYEFGTDLRHVVPAEGDTFMGYRRENGRVGTRNYIAIVTSVNCSATAARMIADHFTPDMMADYPNVDGVVAFVHGTGCGMGGDGEGFEALQRVMWGYAKHPNHAGVVMVGLGCEMNQIDWLLDAYGLKQGPLFQTMNIQNVAGLRQTVELGIKKVAAMLPLANEYTRTPCLASHLMVALQCGGSDAWSGITANPALGHACDLLAAQGGTGVLAETPEIYGAEHLLTRRANDRATGDRLVSLIRWWEDYTSRNKGSMDNNPSPGNKAGGLTTILEKSLGAAAKGGTTPLMGVFKYAEPVTAHGFTFMDSPGYDPASVTGQIAGGCTLVCFTTGRGSAFGSKPAPTIKIATNSEMATRMVEDMDVDAGTILTQGISIEEKGREIYEMFLAVASGAQSKSEAQGLGDYEFVPWQIGATM; encoded by the coding sequence ATGGACTTTGTACGCCTTGATCCCGCTGACAATGTGGTCACAGCCACCCGCGCCCTTGAAGTTGGCGTGACGGTAGAGACCATTGAAACACGCGCCCTGATCCCGTCCGGCCACAAGATCGCGACGGCACCCATTGCCGCAGGTGAAGCCGTGCGCAAGTACAACCAGCTGATCGGCTACGCCAGCGCAGATATTGTGGCAGGCGATCATGTCCACACCCAAAACGTCGACTTTAGGAACACGCAAGCCGCCTATGAATTCGGCACGGACTTGCGCCATGTTGTGCCCGCCGAAGGTGATACCTTTATGGGGTACAGACGTGAAAACGGGCGCGTGGGCACACGCAACTATATCGCCATTGTAACGTCGGTGAATTGCTCTGCCACGGCTGCACGTATGATCGCAGATCATTTCACGCCGGACATGATGGCCGATTATCCCAACGTCGATGGGGTCGTTGCATTTGTGCATGGCACAGGATGTGGCATGGGCGGCGATGGCGAAGGTTTCGAGGCATTGCAGCGTGTAATGTGGGGCTATGCCAAACATCCGAACCATGCGGGCGTGGTGATGGTCGGGCTGGGATGCGAAATGAACCAGATCGATTGGCTTCTTGACGCATACGGCCTGAAACAAGGCCCCTTGTTCCAGACTATGAACATCCAGAATGTCGCGGGCCTGCGTCAAACGGTGGAATTGGGCATCAAAAAGGTCGCGGCAATGTTGCCTTTGGCCAATGAATACACCCGCACCCCCTGCCTTGCGTCCCATCTGATGGTGGCATTGCAATGCGGCGGGTCCGATGCGTGGTCCGGCATCACCGCCAACCCCGCGTTGGGCCACGCGTGCGACTTGCTGGCGGCGCAGGGCGGCACAGGTGTGTTGGCCGAAACACCCGAGATTTACGGTGCCGAACACCTGTTAACGCGCCGCGCCAATGACCGTGCCACAGGTGACAGGCTGGTCAGCCTGATCCGATGGTGGGAAGACTACACCAGCCGCAACAAAGGTTCGATGGACAACAATCCCTCGCCGGGCAACAAAGCTGGCGGTTTGACCACGATCCTCGAGAAATCATTGGGGGCCGCAGCCAAAGGCGGCACCACACCATTGATGGGTGTGTTCAAATATGCCGAACCTGTCACCGCACACGGGTTTACGTTTATGGACAGCCCGGGCTACGACCCCGCGTCGGTGACGGGGCAAATTGCAGGGGGCTGCACATTGGTGTGCTTCACGACAGGGCGCGGATCGGCATTTGGATCGAAACCGGCCCCTACCATCAAAATCGCAACCAATTCCGAGATGGCCACGCGCATGGTCGAAGACATGGACGTTGATGCAGGCACCATTCTGACCCAAGGCATCAGCATCGAAGAAAAAGGCCGCGAGATTTACGAGATGTTTCTGGCCGTGGCCTCAGGCGCACAGAGTAAATCCGAAGCGCAAGGATTGGGTGACTACGAATTCGTACCCTGGCAAATCGGAGCCACGATGTGA